In the Bacteroidota bacterium genome, TAGAAACATCGTAAGAGATGGGGTTTTTCCTGAAGACATGATTACGGAAATCCGTGAAAGATACCTGAAAATGTCTGCAGAATACGGTAATGAAACTACAGATGTTGCAGTTCGTTCATCAGCAACAGCTGAAGATTTACCTGATGCTTCATTTGCGGGCCAGCAAGAAACTTACCTCAACGTTCGTGGTAGTGAATCAATCCTAAACTCTATACGCGACTGTTTTGCATCGCTGTTTACCGATCGTGCAATTTCGTACCGTGAGAACTTTGGCTACGACCATTTCAACATCGGACTATCAGTAACAGTTCAGAAAATGGTGCGTTCCGATTTGGGTGCTTCAGGAGTTGCTTTCTCTCTTGATACAGAATCAGGTTTTAAAGATGTTGTTTTAATTAACGGATCTTACGGACTTGGAGAAATGGTTGTTCAGGGAGCCGTGAAACCGGATGAATTTTTAGTATTTAAGCCAACACTGGAAAAAGGATTTAAACCTATCGTTGAAAAGAAACTGGGCAATAAAGATCAAAAGATGATTTATGGCGACAGACCGGGACAACGTGTTAGGATAGTTTCTATACCCAAGAAACTTCAAAGTAAATTCTGTATAGACGACGATAAAATACTCCAAATTGGAGATTGGGTCTCTAAAATTGAAAAATACTATACCGATCTGAAAGGACAGTGGACACCTATGGATGTTGAATGGGCTGTTGACGGGTTAACAAATGAGCTATTCATTGTTCAGGCAAGACCGGAAACAATTCATTCGCAAAAAGTTCATGACATTCATACCGAATACAAAATTGAGAAGAAGGACAGGAATAAGGATATTATCACAAAAGGTATTGCGGTTGGAGATAAAATAGCTTCAGGGAAAGTTAAGATACTTTACTCAATGGATGGAAGAGACGGCAGTATCGACATGAGTGAATTCAAAGAAGGCGATGTTTTAGTTACTGAAATGACTGATCCCGACTGGGAACCACTAATGAAGAAAGCATCGGCAATTGTAACCGATAAAGGGGGAAGAACCTGTCACGCGGCGATTATTGCCCGCGAACTGGGTGTTCCTGCAATCGTTGGTGCCGGAAATGCTACTGAAGTATTAGATCAGGATCAGTTAATTACTGTTTCATGTGCCGAAGGTAGTGATGGTTATGTTTATCAGGGTGAAATAGAGTTCGAAACAATTGAAACCAATCTTTCGGAGCTTCCAAAAACAGACACACCTATAATGATGAATGTAGCTTCACCTGAACTGGCTTATAAATTTAGCCATATTCCAAATGCAGGTGTAGGATTAGCAAGAGAAGAATTTGTAATAAATAATTACATCCAGGTTCACCCATTAGCACTGATGCAACACAAAGAATTAAATGATGAAACTCTTTCTGCTGCAATCAAAAAAATTACTGAGGGCTACGAAAGTGAGGAAGAATTCTTTATCTCAAAGCTGGCTCAGGGAGTGAGCAAAATAGCTTCAGCCTTTTACCCAAACAGAACTATTGTAAGACTTTCCGATTTTAAATCGAATGAATACTACAATATGCTTGGAGGTAAATATTTTGAACCGGATGAAGAAAATCCAATGATTGGATTCAGAGGTGCTTCGCGATATTATTCTGATGAATACAGAGATGCATTTGCCTGGGAAGTAAGAGCTCTAAAAAGAGCCAGGGAAGAATTTGGTCTGGACAATATTACGATCATGGTTCCTTTCTGTAGAACTGTTGAAGAACTGCAAAAGGTTTACGAGATAATGGAAGAAAACGGACTCAAACGAGGAGAAAACGGATTAGAAATTTATCTAATGGCCGAACTTCCTTCAAACATCATGATGGCTGAAGAATTTTCAGAATATA is a window encoding:
- the ppsA gene encoding phosphoenolpyruvate synthase, whose product is MSQFKYTLSLDEVLLSDLDKVGGKNASLGEMIQNLAPLGIKVPGGYAVTVAGYWNYLDYNNMRDRVKDAMDGLNTDDVVQLRQVGTQVRNIVRDGVFPEDMITEIRERYLKMSAEYGNETTDVAVRSSATAEDLPDASFAGQQETYLNVRGSESILNSIRDCFASLFTDRAISYRENFGYDHFNIGLSVTVQKMVRSDLGASGVAFSLDTESGFKDVVLINGSYGLGEMVVQGAVKPDEFLVFKPTLEKGFKPIVEKKLGNKDQKMIYGDRPGQRVRIVSIPKKLQSKFCIDDDKILQIGDWVSKIEKYYTDLKGQWTPMDVEWAVDGLTNELFIVQARPETIHSQKVHDIHTEYKIEKKDRNKDIITKGIAVGDKIASGKVKILYSMDGRDGSIDMSEFKEGDVLVTEMTDPDWEPLMKKASAIVTDKGGRTCHAAIIARELGVPAIVGAGNATEVLDQDQLITVSCAEGSDGYVYQGEIEFETIETNLSELPKTDTPIMMNVASPELAYKFSHIPNAGVGLAREEFVINNYIQVHPLALMQHKELNDETLSAAIKKITEGYESEEEFFISKLAQGVSKIASAFYPNRTIVRLSDFKSNEYYNMLGGKYFEPDEENPMIGFRGASRYYSDEYRDAFAWEVRALKRAREEFGLDNITIMVPFCRTVEELQKVYEIMEENGLKRGENGLEIYLMAELPSNIMMAEEFSEYIDGFSIGSNDLTQLTLGLDRDSSLVAHIYDERNPAVKRMISKLIKTAKETGTKVGICGQGPSDFPDFAQFLVEEGINTISVTPDSVMKTIKAVHSIEQKETVII